Proteins co-encoded in one Capsicum annuum cultivar UCD-10X-F1 chromosome 9, UCD10Xv1.1, whole genome shotgun sequence genomic window:
- the LOC124887087 gene encoding uncharacterized protein LOC124887087, whose product MEKELLAVVFAFKKFRSYLIGTKVIVQSDHTALRYLMDKKDAKPRLIRWMFLLQEFDFEVKDRKGTENQIADHLSRLDEEAMQKVAKGLEIDDIFLDEQILAVSQDLIPWFVDFVNYLASDLVPEDLSFQQRKKYMHEMMSIHEACHSSPVGGHHEGARTVHKILQCGYYWLTIYKDAHAYNANDKWVEAIVLPNNEARSVTAFVRRKIFSQFGMTRAIISDGGSHFYNHPFKSLLEKYGVNHKVAKSYHPHTSGEVKVSNREVKSILAKTMNANRSDWARKKIPPQNASPSKTFAKNGNKQAPVECEETSILGFDSTSEISEEEYDGTTSKKVANKEKAPTKAKGKKAVPHESESPPPRGPRKKNATVSTPHTPVLIDNDYDEVESSSVEESAGDA is encoded by the exons ATGGAGAAAGAGTTATTGGCTGTGGTTTTTGCCTTtaaaaagtttagatcttacttgattgggacaaaggtgattgttCAATCAGACCATACAGCATTGCGGTACTTAATGGATAAGAAAGATGCAAAGCCAAGGCTTATCCGTTGGATGTTTctgttgcaagaatttgattttgaggtgaaagacaGAAAAGGCACAGAAAATCAAATTGCGGATCACTTGTCTAGACTAGATGAGGAAGCTATGCAGAAGGTTGCTAAGGGATTGGAGATTGATGACATTTTCCTAGATGAACAGATATTGGCAGtttcccaagatctaattccatggtttgtagATTTTGTAAATTACTTAGCAAGTGATCTTGTCccagaagatctttcatttcagcAAAGGAAGAAGTACATGCACGag ATGATGAGCATACATGAAGCGTGTCATTCATCGCCCGTTGGGGGACATCATGAAGGGGCTCGTACAGTACATAAGATCCTACAATGTGGTTATTATTGGCTGACTATATACAAAGATGCTCATGCCTACAATGCCAACGACAAG TGGGTGGAAGCAATTGTGCTTCCTAACAATGAAGCAAGGAGTGTTACTGCATTTGTGAGAAGGAAaatcttttctcaatttggtatgacacgtgctattattagtgaCGGAGGGTCACATTTTTACAATCATCCTTTCAAGAGTCTgcttgaaaaatatggtgtgaatcaCAAGGTGGCAAAATCTTATCATCCGCATACTAGTGGAGAAGTTAAAGTATCTAATAGAGAAgtcaagtccatattggcaaagactatgaatgccaatagAAGTGATTGGGCGAGAAA GAAAATACCTCCACAAAATGCTTCGCCTTCCAAAACATTTGCTAAAAATGGGAACAAACAAGCACCAGTCGAGTGTGAGGAAACCAGTATTTTGGGGTTTGATTCCACATCTGAAATCAGCGAAGAAGAGTATGATGGAACTACATCCAAGAAAGTTGCAAACAAAGAAAAGGCACCTACTAAGGCAAAGGGAAAGAAAGCAGTGCCACATGAATCTGAATCACCACCACCAAGGGGACCGAGAAAAAAGAATGCAACTGTCTCTACTCCACACACACCAGTGCTAAttgataatgattatgatgaggTTGAGTCTAGTTCAGTTGAGGAGAGTGCAGGTGATGCTTAG